One window from the genome of Anopheles coluzzii chromosome X, AcolN3, whole genome shotgun sequence encodes:
- the LOC120947650 gene encoding protein mesh isoform X3, which produces MRWKLLLLLFCAVSLISLSTSAAAEEHEQEQDDATDDDYDAVAAENEEQTEPEEQTDPSDEPEDTDQKTNEDVIDVDTDAVDEGKDKKGRYYNYADFLSELDMSDSNYNWEDPMNRVQPKEPPTHSIDGGYIINPTRLAQIRRNFLYPFYDRGGPEDTGDLQRDIHASMPQVHKNFNFQLPFFGFRFNYTRVSMNGFLEFSDPPEHYTYPLSFPIKDWPQRNDPSFIGIFFSKCRIGRIYQTDFDQRAPGVYFRMERDLMTRTDRAGVEMRERVMWDIREGVVGSDTFVPKHVIITTWKNMSFAGGIDNSLYRTNSFQMVLATDEVYTYAIFNYAEINWSSHTEAGGDTTGGEGGVPAYIGFNAGNGTQAYEYKPYSQASVLRDLTGRGWANGFPGRHIFRIDERIMLGTCNKDIDASHLPLVFAPESGNMLGGTVVNITGPCFTREDRIACRFDTEEVVGTVVDTNRAICIQPFLKAQGYIRFEISIGTDRFKWRGRYFVETPATATDRIFFETDDVHRRNPNEIRITWNRFNLTTNLNANVQISLWGYREATIRPELEFIDMIETQLTNTGAYTIIPANYRMRDNPRTVDMQFGFIQINLTNPEQYNNLRISPILWSKPIPLGWYFGPQWERIHGRNWPRALCDNWLRTDRFLRNFAHELPICPCTLEHALHDKGRFLPDPDCDRDSNPTCLQHRGAIHCVRSGQPTVQGSEQQCCYDRNSYLMLSYDQMWGSRPRRNHNIGQIPWNEANKVPTLSSWFHDVRPYYSCCMWQDEQAVGCETFRFERRPSQDCIAYQSPGVAGVFGDPHIVTFDGLQYTFNGMGEFVLLRGNNGRERIDVQGRFEQVARNIHGPVMATQLTSIAARGNTSTIIEVRLRPREAQWRYRLDVFADQRRIYFDRQSLKFQHFHGVTVYTPTYILNQSEVVIMFSSGVGVEVVENNGFMTARVYTPWSFINKTRGLFGNWSWDMQDDLVTPGGAIITPNINNFQNVHEQFGLQWMLSDREVENIGQALFTREFGRTSSYFANASFIPNFVREPANFLPPNRSQDVIRAEELCGESYQCRYDFGMSLSREMAHFTKNYHASVINIQTVNEKRVVSCGILETPRFGRKSNFLFTPGARVSFECNEGFFLIGDSRRICMENGQWDVPEHGYTECLREEEYVARNAGTSFGIVLVIVIPILLIVILIVRYKIKSWQRRAGEKAGNSF; this is translated from the exons ATGCGGTGGAAGTTACTTCTGCTGCTTTTCTGTGCGGTATCGCTGATCTCCCTATCAACCAGTGCCGCCGCAGAGGAGCACGAGCAAGAGCAGGATGACGCAACGGACGACGACTACGATGCGGTAGCGGCAGAGAATGAGGAGCAAACCGAACCGGAGGAGCAAACCGatccaagcgacgaaccggaAGACACCGATCAAAAAACGAACGAGGACGTGATCGACGTCGACACGGACGCAGTGGACGAGGGCAAGGATAAGAAGGGCAGATACTACAACTATGCCGACTTTCTGTCGGAGCTCGATATGTCCGACTCCAACTACAATTGGGAAG ATCCAATGAATCGCGTCCAGCCGAAGGAACCGCCGACCCACAGCATCGACGGTGGGTACATCATCAACCCGACCCGGCTCGCCCAGATCCGGCGCAACTTCCTGTACCCGTTCTACGATCGGGGCGGCCCGGAAGATACCGGCGATCTGCAGCGCGACATACACGCCTCGATGCCGCAGGTCCACAAGAACTTCAACTTTCAGCTGCCGTTTTTCGGCTTCCGGTTCAACTATACGCGCGTGTCGATGAACGGCTTTCTGGAGTTTTCCGACCCGCCCGAACACTACACCTACCCGCTGTCGTTCCCGATCAAGGACTGGCCACAGCGCAACGACCCCTCGTTCATCGGCATCTTCTTCTCCAAGTGCCGGATCGGGCGCATCTACCAGACGGACTTTGACCAGCGGGCGCCCGGCGTGTACTTCCGGATGGAGCGCGATCTGATGACGCGCACTGATCGGGCGGGCGTCGAGATGCGCGAGCGCGTCATGTGGGACATCCGGGAGGGTGTGGTCGGGTCGGACACGTTCGTGCCGAAGCACGTCATCATCACGACCTGGAAGAACATGAGCTTCGCCGGCGGCATTGACAACTCGCTCTACCGG ACGAACTCGTTCCAGATGGTGCTGGCCACCGATGAGGTGTACACGTACGCCATCTTTAACTATGCGGAAATCAACTGGTCCTCGCACACGGAGGCCGGCGGCGACACGACCGGTGGAGAAGGTGGCGTTCCCGCCTAT ATCGGCTTTAACGCGGGCAATGGTACGCAGGCGTACGAGTACAAACCGTACAGCCAGGCGTCCGTGCTGCGCGACCTGACCGGGCGTGGCTGGGCGAACGGTTTCCCCGGCCGGCACATCTTCCGCATCGACGAGCGCATCATGCTCGGCACGTGCAACAAGGACATTGACGCGTCCCATCTGCCGCTGGTGTTTGCGCCCGAGTCGGGCAACATGCTGGGCGGCACGGTGGTGAACATTACCGGGCCGTGCTTTACCCGCGAGGACCGCATTGCCTGCCGGTTCGACACGGAGGAGGTGGTCGGCACGGTCGTCGACACGAACCGGGCCATCTGCATCCAGCCGTTCCTGAAGGCGCAGGGCTACATCCGGTTCGAGATTTCGATCGGCACGGATCGGTTCAAGTGGCGCGGGCGCTACTTCGTGGAGACgcccgccaccgccaccgatcGGATCTTCTTCGAGACGGACGACGTGCACCGGCGCAACCCGAACGAGATCCGTATCACCTGGAACCGGTTCAACCTGACGACGAACCTGAACGCGAACGTGCAGATCTCGCTGTGGGGCTACCGGGAGGCGACGATCCGGCCCGAGCTCGAGTTCATCGACATGATCGAGACGCAGCTGACCAACACGGGCGCGTACACGATCATCCCGGCGAACTACCGGATGCGCGACAACCCGCGCACGGTCGACATGCAGTTTGGCTTCATTCAGATCAACCTCACCAATCCGGAGCAGTACAACAATTTGCGCATTTCACC catccTGTGGTCGAAACCGATCCCACTCGGTTGGTACTTTGGACCGCAGTGGGAGCGCATCCACGGGCGTAACTGGCCCCGGGCCCTGTGCGACAACTGGCTGCGGACGGATCGGTTCCTGCGCAACTTTGCCCATGAGCTGCCGATCTGTCCGTGCACGCTCGAGCACGCGCTGCACGACAAGGGCCGCTTCCTGCCGGATCCGGACTGCGACCGGGACTCGAACCCGACCTGCCTGCAGCACCGCGGTGCCATCCACTGCGTCCGATCCGGGCAGCCGACGGTACAAGGGTCGGAACAGCAGTGCTGCTACGACCGTAACAGCTACCTGATGCTGTCGTACGACCAGATGTGGGGTTCGCGGCCCCGCCGTAACCACAACATTGGTCAGATCCCCTGGAACGAAGCCAACAAGGTGCCGACGCTGTCCTCCTGGTTCCACGACGTCCGCCCGTACTACTCCTGCTGCATGTGGCAGGACGAGCAGGCGGTCGGCTGCGAAACGTTCCGGTTCGAGCGGCGACCGTCGCAGGACTGCATCGCCTACCAGTCCCCCGGTGTGGCCGGCGTGTTCGGCGACCCGCACATCGTCACGTTCGACGGGCTGCAGTACACGTTCAACGGTATGGGCGAGTTTGTGCTGCTGCGCGGTAATAATGGGCGCGAGCGGATCGATGTGCAAGGCCGGTTCGAGCAGGTGGCGCGCAACATCCATGGTCCGGTGATGGCCACCCAGCTGACGTCGATAGCGGCGCGCGGCAACACGTCCACGATTATTGAGGTGAGGTTGCGGCCGCGTGAAGCCCAGTGGCGCTACCGGCTGGACGTGTTTGCGGACCAGCGGCGCATCTACTTCGACCGGCAGAGCCTCAAGTTCCAGCACTTCCACGGTGTGACCGTGTACACGCCGACCTACATCCTCAACCAGTCGGAGGTGGTGATCATGTTCTCGTCCGGCGTCGGTGTGGAGGTGGTGGAGAATAATGGCTTCATGACGGCACGCGTCTACACACCCTGGAGCTTTATC AATAAAACGCGCGGTCTGTTTGGCAACTGGAGCTGGGACATGCAGGACGATCTGGTGACCCCTGGAGGAGCGATCATCACACCCAACATCAACAATTTCCAGAACGTTCACGAACAGTTTGGATTACAAT GGATGCTCTCCGATCGGGAGGTAGAGAACATCGGGCAGGCACTGTTTACGCGCGAGTTTGGCCGCACCTCGAGCTACTTCGCCAACGCCAGCTTCATACCGAACTTTGTGCGGGAACCGGCCAACTTCCTACCGCCGAACCGGTCCCAGGACGTGATACGAGCGGAGGAGCTGTGCGGTGAGAGCTACCAGTGTCGGTACGATTTCGGCATGTCGCTCAGCCGGGAGATGGCCCACTTCACCAAGAATTATCACGCGAGCGTCATCAACATACAGACGGTAAACGAAAA ACGTGTTGTATCGTGTGGTATACTGGAGACACCCCGGTTTGGCCGTAAGTCCAACTTCCTCTTCACACCCGGGGCGCGCGTATCGTTCGAATGTAACGAGGGCTTCTTCCTGATCGGCGACTCGCGTCGCATCTGCATGGAGAACGGCCAGTGGGACGTACCGGAGCACGGATACACGGAATGTTTGC GTGAGGAAGAGTACGTGGCACGGAACGCGGGCACCTCGTTCGGTATCGTGCTGGTCATAGTCATCCCGATACTGCTGATCGTCATACTGATCGTGCGCTACAAGATCAAAAGCTGGCAGCGTAGGGCGGGCGAGAAGGCCGGCAATAGTTTCTAG
- the LOC120947650 gene encoding protein mesh isoform X1, producing the protein MRWKLLLLLFCAVSLISLSTSAAAEEHEQEQDDATDDDYDAVAAENEEQTEPEEQTDPSDEPEDTDQKTNEDVIDVDTDAVDEGKDKKGRYYNYADFLSELDMSDSNYNWEDPMNRVQPKEPPTHSIDGGYIINPTRLAQIRRNFLYPFYDRGGPEDTGDLQRDIHASMPQVHKNFNFQLPFFGFRFNYTRVSMNGFLEFSDPPEHYTYPLSFPIKDWPQRNDPSFIGIFFSKCRIGRIYQTDFDQRAPGVYFRMERDLMTRTDRAGVEMRERVMWDIREGVVGSDTFVPKHVIITTWKNMSFAGGIDNSLYRTNSFQMVLATDEVYTYAIFNYAEINWSSHTEAGGDTTGGEGGVPAYIGFNAGNGTQAYEYKPYSQASVLRDLTGRGWANGFPGRHIFRIDERIMLGTCNKDIDASHLPLVFAPESGNMLGGTVVNITGPCFTREDRIACRFDTEEVVGTVVDTNRAICIQPFLKAQGYIRFEISIGTDRFKWRGRYFVETPATATDRIFFETDDVHRRNPNEIRITWNRFNLTTNLNANVQISLWGYREATIRPELEFIDMIETQLTNTGAYTIIPANYRMRDNPRTVDMQFGFIQINLTNPEQYNNLRISPILWSKPIPLGWYFGPQWERIHGRNWPRALCDNWLRTDRFLRNFAHELPICPCTLEHALHDKGRFLPDPDCDRDSNPTCLQHRGAIHCVRSGQPTVQGSEQQCCYDRNSYLMLSYDQMWGSRPRRNHNIGQIPWNEANKVPTLSSWFHDVRPYYSCCMWQDEQAVGCETFRFERRPSQDCIAYQSPGVAGVFGDPHIVTFDGLQYTFNGMGEFVLLRGNNGRERIDVQGRFEQVARNIHGPVMATQLTSIAARGNTSTIIEVRLRPREAQWRYRLDVFADQRRIYFDRQSLKFQHFHGVTVYTPTYILNQSEVVIMFSSGVGVEVVENNGFMTARVYTPWSFINKTRGLFGNWSWDMQDDLVTPGGAIITPNINNFQNVHEQFGLQWMLSDREVENIGQALFTREFGRTSSYFANASFIPNFVREPANFLPPNRSQDVIRAEELCGESYQCRYDFGMSLSREMAHFTKNYHASVINIQTVNEKRVVSCGILETPRFGRKSNFLFTPGARVSFECNEGFFLIGDSRRICMENGQWDVPEHGYTECLRGVFYSRRTAWIAIGIVIAVIIPLLLCIVCGVYCLRKRKRKEDPDWRLPLPSRSGSRATLRKGDDSEFDDTTIKKTLRYDATYRTNEPLEGKPNIQFEPKKMDLDEEDITSSEGGEYSARVARDIEYKNLADHKQLGRRSQRGVGGLQQAGLFSGEEEEDDDDPKGYPPPPPPMSQQQQQQQQQQQQQRSMQPESPTQTYGAYSPTFSDIDQVSSFATEDNSPLNQRRPQNGNLSPMPNTSRSYYTGEQGQTQPLVQNVGLPNRMDSRSTEV; encoded by the exons ATGCGGTGGAAGTTACTTCTGCTGCTTTTCTGTGCGGTATCGCTGATCTCCCTATCAACCAGTGCCGCCGCAGAGGAGCACGAGCAAGAGCAGGATGACGCAACGGACGACGACTACGATGCGGTAGCGGCAGAGAATGAGGAGCAAACCGAACCGGAGGAGCAAACCGatccaagcgacgaaccggaAGACACCGATCAAAAAACGAACGAGGACGTGATCGACGTCGACACGGACGCAGTGGACGAGGGCAAGGATAAGAAGGGCAGATACTACAACTATGCCGACTTTCTGTCGGAGCTCGATATGTCCGACTCCAACTACAATTGGGAAG ATCCAATGAATCGCGTCCAGCCGAAGGAACCGCCGACCCACAGCATCGACGGTGGGTACATCATCAACCCGACCCGGCTCGCCCAGATCCGGCGCAACTTCCTGTACCCGTTCTACGATCGGGGCGGCCCGGAAGATACCGGCGATCTGCAGCGCGACATACACGCCTCGATGCCGCAGGTCCACAAGAACTTCAACTTTCAGCTGCCGTTTTTCGGCTTCCGGTTCAACTATACGCGCGTGTCGATGAACGGCTTTCTGGAGTTTTCCGACCCGCCCGAACACTACACCTACCCGCTGTCGTTCCCGATCAAGGACTGGCCACAGCGCAACGACCCCTCGTTCATCGGCATCTTCTTCTCCAAGTGCCGGATCGGGCGCATCTACCAGACGGACTTTGACCAGCGGGCGCCCGGCGTGTACTTCCGGATGGAGCGCGATCTGATGACGCGCACTGATCGGGCGGGCGTCGAGATGCGCGAGCGCGTCATGTGGGACATCCGGGAGGGTGTGGTCGGGTCGGACACGTTCGTGCCGAAGCACGTCATCATCACGACCTGGAAGAACATGAGCTTCGCCGGCGGCATTGACAACTCGCTCTACCGG ACGAACTCGTTCCAGATGGTGCTGGCCACCGATGAGGTGTACACGTACGCCATCTTTAACTATGCGGAAATCAACTGGTCCTCGCACACGGAGGCCGGCGGCGACACGACCGGTGGAGAAGGTGGCGTTCCCGCCTAT ATCGGCTTTAACGCGGGCAATGGTACGCAGGCGTACGAGTACAAACCGTACAGCCAGGCGTCCGTGCTGCGCGACCTGACCGGGCGTGGCTGGGCGAACGGTTTCCCCGGCCGGCACATCTTCCGCATCGACGAGCGCATCATGCTCGGCACGTGCAACAAGGACATTGACGCGTCCCATCTGCCGCTGGTGTTTGCGCCCGAGTCGGGCAACATGCTGGGCGGCACGGTGGTGAACATTACCGGGCCGTGCTTTACCCGCGAGGACCGCATTGCCTGCCGGTTCGACACGGAGGAGGTGGTCGGCACGGTCGTCGACACGAACCGGGCCATCTGCATCCAGCCGTTCCTGAAGGCGCAGGGCTACATCCGGTTCGAGATTTCGATCGGCACGGATCGGTTCAAGTGGCGCGGGCGCTACTTCGTGGAGACgcccgccaccgccaccgatcGGATCTTCTTCGAGACGGACGACGTGCACCGGCGCAACCCGAACGAGATCCGTATCACCTGGAACCGGTTCAACCTGACGACGAACCTGAACGCGAACGTGCAGATCTCGCTGTGGGGCTACCGGGAGGCGACGATCCGGCCCGAGCTCGAGTTCATCGACATGATCGAGACGCAGCTGACCAACACGGGCGCGTACACGATCATCCCGGCGAACTACCGGATGCGCGACAACCCGCGCACGGTCGACATGCAGTTTGGCTTCATTCAGATCAACCTCACCAATCCGGAGCAGTACAACAATTTGCGCATTTCACC catccTGTGGTCGAAACCGATCCCACTCGGTTGGTACTTTGGACCGCAGTGGGAGCGCATCCACGGGCGTAACTGGCCCCGGGCCCTGTGCGACAACTGGCTGCGGACGGATCGGTTCCTGCGCAACTTTGCCCATGAGCTGCCGATCTGTCCGTGCACGCTCGAGCACGCGCTGCACGACAAGGGCCGCTTCCTGCCGGATCCGGACTGCGACCGGGACTCGAACCCGACCTGCCTGCAGCACCGCGGTGCCATCCACTGCGTCCGATCCGGGCAGCCGACGGTACAAGGGTCGGAACAGCAGTGCTGCTACGACCGTAACAGCTACCTGATGCTGTCGTACGACCAGATGTGGGGTTCGCGGCCCCGCCGTAACCACAACATTGGTCAGATCCCCTGGAACGAAGCCAACAAGGTGCCGACGCTGTCCTCCTGGTTCCACGACGTCCGCCCGTACTACTCCTGCTGCATGTGGCAGGACGAGCAGGCGGTCGGCTGCGAAACGTTCCGGTTCGAGCGGCGACCGTCGCAGGACTGCATCGCCTACCAGTCCCCCGGTGTGGCCGGCGTGTTCGGCGACCCGCACATCGTCACGTTCGACGGGCTGCAGTACACGTTCAACGGTATGGGCGAGTTTGTGCTGCTGCGCGGTAATAATGGGCGCGAGCGGATCGATGTGCAAGGCCGGTTCGAGCAGGTGGCGCGCAACATCCATGGTCCGGTGATGGCCACCCAGCTGACGTCGATAGCGGCGCGCGGCAACACGTCCACGATTATTGAGGTGAGGTTGCGGCCGCGTGAAGCCCAGTGGCGCTACCGGCTGGACGTGTTTGCGGACCAGCGGCGCATCTACTTCGACCGGCAGAGCCTCAAGTTCCAGCACTTCCACGGTGTGACCGTGTACACGCCGACCTACATCCTCAACCAGTCGGAGGTGGTGATCATGTTCTCGTCCGGCGTCGGTGTGGAGGTGGTGGAGAATAATGGCTTCATGACGGCACGCGTCTACACACCCTGGAGCTTTATC AATAAAACGCGCGGTCTGTTTGGCAACTGGAGCTGGGACATGCAGGACGATCTGGTGACCCCTGGAGGAGCGATCATCACACCCAACATCAACAATTTCCAGAACGTTCACGAACAGTTTGGATTACAAT GGATGCTCTCCGATCGGGAGGTAGAGAACATCGGGCAGGCACTGTTTACGCGCGAGTTTGGCCGCACCTCGAGCTACTTCGCCAACGCCAGCTTCATACCGAACTTTGTGCGGGAACCGGCCAACTTCCTACCGCCGAACCGGTCCCAGGACGTGATACGAGCGGAGGAGCTGTGCGGTGAGAGCTACCAGTGTCGGTACGATTTCGGCATGTCGCTCAGCCGGGAGATGGCCCACTTCACCAAGAATTATCACGCGAGCGTCATCAACATACAGACGGTAAACGAAAA ACGTGTTGTATCGTGTGGTATACTGGAGACACCCCGGTTTGGCCGTAAGTCCAACTTCCTCTTCACACCCGGGGCGCGCGTATCGTTCGAATGTAACGAGGGCTTCTTCCTGATCGGCGACTCGCGTCGCATCTGCATGGAGAACGGCCAGTGGGACGTACCGGAGCACGGATACACGGAATGTTTGC GTGGTGTGTTCTATTCGCGCCGTACCGCTTGGATCGCGATCGGCATTGTCATTGCTGTGATcataccgctgctgctgtgtatcGTGTGCGGCGTGTACTGTCTGCGCAAGCGCAAGCGCAAGGAGGACCCGGACTGGCGGCTCCCGCTGCCGTCCCGCTCGGGGTCGCGCGCCACCCTGCGCAAGGGCGACGACAGCGAGTTTGACGACACGACGATCAAGAAGACGCTTCGGTACGACGCGACCTACCGGACGAACGAGCCGCTCGAGGGCAAACCGAACATACAGTTCGAGCCGAAAAAGATGGACCTGGACGAGGAAGATATCACGTCCTCGGAAGGAGGTGAATATAGCGCTAGGGTTGCACGTGATATCGAGTATAAAAACCTGGCTGATCACAAACAACTAGGTCGGCGCAGTCAGCGTGGCGTAGGCGGGCTGCAGCAGGCGGGCCTGTTCTccggcgaggaggaggaggacgacgacgacccgAAGGGATatccgccgccaccgcccccgatgagccagcagcagcagcagcagcagcaacagcagcagcagcagcgtagtATGCAGCCCGAATCGCCCACCCAGACGTACGGTGCGTACAGCCCAACGTTCAGCGACATCGATCAGGTCAGCAGCTTCGCCACCGAGGACAACTCGCCGCTCAATCAGCGCCGGCCGCAGAACGGCAACCTGTCGCCGATGCCCAACACGAGCCGCAGCTACTACACCGGCGAGCAGGGCCAGACGCAACCGCTGGTCCAGAACGTCGGACTGCCCAACCGCATGGACAGCCGCTCGACGGAGGTGTAA